In Cryptomeria japonica chromosome 5, Sugi_1.0, whole genome shotgun sequence, the genomic window ttgttgatTCCATTCAATAAATTGGGTTAATTGCCACATCCATTTCTGGGTGTGGCATACCCCAATGATTGAGGGCAGGTGCAAGTCTCGggtgaatttgataaaggagataCCCTCATTTGGCATCTAAGCCAATGAACTCCCTCCAACAGGCATACacaatcaaaataaaattattGGATATATGACTAATAAAGAATGTTTATGATAGAATTGTATATCAATttttagaaattgaaaaaaaaCTAGCGATAAAAAACATTTTAATACTCCCCCCGTTAATGGGGATGGTGGTGTTAAGACCCTCAACGCCAGAGTGCAAGCTAAATGGTCACCACCTCAGGACAGCTGGttcaaattaaactttgatgggacAGCAAGAGGCAACCCAGGCACCTCTGGTGCAGATTGTAATATTAGAGATAAAAAGGGTTTAACAAGAGGCAAGCAAGCCTATCCCTTGGCAAAAGGGACAAACAAAGCTGAATTCAAAGCCCTAATTATGGGGTGGAGACTAACCATCAAAATGAAGATCAtcaatttagaaatagaaggagaTTCATTATTGGTGATTAACACAATTTGATCCTGTCATCTTCATTGATGGAAGCTGGGGGCAGTGCTAATTGCAGCAAAAAAACAATTAAATCGCTTTCAAGAAACAATTATAAACCATGTATTTAGGGAGGCAAATAAAGAAGCAACCATTTGTCCAACAAGCCTGCTGACATGGCTAACTATTTTCACATATTTAAAATCAACCATGAACGCCTCAAATGTTAATGATGACAATCGATTTCCTTTCCAGGACACTTCTGAGGCAAATTAACATGACAAGTGAAGACAGATTAAAGATTTTGCATCAATTTTGGAATTCACTGCAAGATATCTGGAGGACCAAGCGAGTGCCCCAAGGACATCCAAGTGGCTTATTAGCTTAGTAAGATCACACACCCAAGACAGATCGAATGGAGAAAATCAACTCTCTCGTATGGCGTCACCTCACATTCCTATGCAATGTAATAATGATATTTAATAGGAAATCCATTTGAAATCACTGAGTGAAGGTGACCAGGTGTATGGGGTAGGTTGACATCGAACGGAAGTGGCAGTAAAGATAAATGAATTTGTGGCTCCCTTCCACAATTGCCAAATTGACAGAAAGCTTGCAAGGTGGCACTCATAGTCTGAGAAATGGATACACCCATTCGTCTCTCCTACAAGAGGAGACATATATACTTCTTGGGTGGAATCGAGGACAAAAGATTAAAAGTGTGTGCAAACCAAACCAGGAGCTAATGTTGCATGCTATCAAGGGAGTCCTAGGCGAGCAGTTAATTAAGACGAGCCATTACGATGTTCCTGGTTGCGCTGGTCGGCATGGTGAGGAGCCTGTGTGAGCGACTTGTGAGGAAGTCCTTCCAAGAGGGAGCTAGATGATGTGTTGGAGATGGTTCATGAAGGTGGAGGAATTCAGTTGCCCCAAGATTTCTATGTTATCAGCATTCGGGGAGAGACAGTGGAGAAGCATCCACTTATTTTCACAAATACGCATTCAGCTCTGCCAAGGCATGGGCCATATGCAGGAACATGTGCATTATTTTTGAAGAAGTCTCTCTGGGACTTGCTCCAGCAGAAGAGCTTGAGGGGCTACAGGACCTCATGAAGAGTGGCAGCTTGGAAGAAATCAGCGACAGTGACAGTGGAAGAAATGGTGGCTGGGGGTAAACACTTAAGTAAGCTTTTTGGTTAATTATCTTAATTTTATCCATGGAAGCATGGCACAAAGCAAGCCTGCAAGGTTTAGGGTGTCTCGGAACTGGTTTGTAAATACATGGTACATATTGGCCCATTGAGCAGTAGTTAGGTATGGTCTTTGTTTGCAAAGATCTGGAAAAAGGTTAAATggaacaataaataataactacttAAGAACCAAAAGTAAATATCAATCACTATAATTCCTACTATGGAAGGGGACTGTTAATAAGAAGGGCAAAGAAACATAAGAAGAAATAGAAACCTGAGTTAAAAGAATATAACTTGAACAAAATTACTAATAAAATCTCTCTATAAATATTGATGAAACTTCTCTTTAAAATATTGGATACATTGACAGTAAGAGACCCAAGGAAAAGTGAAGAGTAGAGAAACTACTAATAAAGCAAGCACTTCAGATTTCCTAGTAGGTAAGATTCAAACTAAAATTCTATTGCAAAATACGATAAAACAATCAGAAGTATTGCCATACAGAAACCAAATTATCAACAAATAGATAATTTTTGAATCGGATACAACCAAAAATTTTCTGATAAGAAAAAAATGTTCAAACAAATAGCAAATAACATTCAAGTTGAATATGGTATTATTATGTACGAAAAACATGTCACTTCAAATATGCTTTAGTCACAAATTTATAATCAGAAAGAGTAAGTTAGCTTCAAAACTTCCTTTAAAATTAACTCATGCCTTAAGGTTCTTTAAAAACAAGTGTTTAGCTACGTAACCAGGGGATGTGCCCTGAGCTAAAATCCTGTCCCCATATCGGGGAGGTTTCAGGGGCTTGGGGACGGCTAGGGAACACCCCCACCCCTCCCCCCCCGCTCCCgtccccaaaattgcaaaatttgtgggaaacgtcccggaaacttggggacgGCAGCGATTCTCAAAGGGGACGTCCCCCCATCCCCCTTTTCTCtgcacattttaaaaaaaaaaaaagacaaaaatgctcaaaaaaaacattttttaattttattacagGTCTGAAAACtggattttcactaatatgataggtaaacatgtctgaatcacttccaaaagcacctagaaataatgagcagcagcctggtaataaatttcacaaacacttagaaTTCGGTAGTGCGTAAAAAAGTGATTGCAGGTCTGCAATATTGGACTTTTAACAATTATGAAAGGTaaacaggtctgaatcatagccaaaagcactcagaaatatgaataacagcttggtatagaatttcacaaacacccaaaactttgtagtgcataaagaagcggttgtaggtcataatagaaatggaagactatcaaaatatcctccaaccagaaagaaacaatgaactacatgcaaacaagtgttggcatattgacaatgtaatttcaattatgaatgcatattgagtattgacaatgaattatgaattatgaatacatattgagtattgacaatgaattttgaacacaaatgtggtatATTAAGGTTCTATGATGTACATTAacctgctttatccatgttttcatatgaatataatgtatatatacattatatatctattttcatatgaaaatttaaaattcccctatatatattaatttttccatatattttatatagccgtcccctttgccgtccctctgccatccccaaaattggcaaaaaagttTCCTGTCACGGAAACTCATCTCCCCATCGCCTGCCGTCCccatcccggaaactcggggtaacgtaGGTGTTAAGGAAATGTCAAGAATTGTAGATAAATCAAACAAAAATCATAAGAATTTCACTACTATTCTTGAACCATAGATACTCAAAGTTAAGTAATTAAAGCATTCCCAATAAATACCAGCATGTTTCAAAGCACACAATTGTTTAATATGAGAATCAGACTAAAAAACATAGTctgcaaaacacataaaacatcTATTAACTGGTTTGCAAcctattattaaaataataaatgcagGAGGAAAAGACTAAGCATCTAACGTTCTCGATGCTTCCAACTCTGGAAGGTCATTTTGACTGTGAGTCAGCTCCATACTTTTTCTTGCAGTTAATATAAATCTTGTGTTCCTAAGACTTAATATTTACAAATATTTTAATGTAGTAATAAAGTTATTTGGAATTAAGAATGccttcaaaaagaaaaagaaaaattcaaccATTAGCTTATCAAGCAAGTAGGGCAGAAGCACAGCTACTGTAAAGTGTAAAATAGCTAGCAACTTGTGAAATTATTCTGAATATTTTTTATCCAAAGCAGCAAAACCCTTAAAGATAAGAGAAAATCCAAGGAAAAACTTACTGCAATTGTTGCTATTTGGCTACGATCTCCCCACTCGGCCAAAAATGTCAAAATAAATGACTGCACCAAACACATTAAAACTGTAGCTATCATAAATGGCAAAACATTAGAACCCATGAAAGCACATAaacattgctaatgacctattgaGCCAGTTAAATTTACAATCCAAGTATTTACAAATAATACCAGGTTTGAACAAGGTCGGATTGCAGAAGAGATGATGTCGagttacaaaaaaaaattcatgatatCATATTATTATTTCAAGGTCATCTATTGGGATTAAAAATCTAAAAGTTTCAGGCGTGATCTGTAGAATATGATACCTCCAAGAAAATTGGTGTGCAAAACCTTGATAAAAAACGTCTGAATGTTGTCTTTCCTTGGCCTGTTTCGAGCTTTTCTTCCACCTACCATATTAGTGAAAAAAGGGAATAAGCAaggaaaaacttgcattttcaaaaaCAAAGAGCAGGAAGAGATCAGTAAAAAATAGGAAGCCTCTATAAAAATGTGATTGAGTGTATGAATCTCATCAACAGGAACTaaggtaaaaacaaaaaaatccaaaaagtgctATGGCAACTTAATTTTGTAGAAAATCTATAAAAAATAATCCTCTAATCAATTGATAAAAGAGTTCAGAGTAAAGACTGATATGGAAAACATGAACATACCTCCTCCATCTCTTTTTTCTGTGAATTCTTTTTGTCTGACCTCCAGGCTATATAAAGTAAACGCAAGCCAAAAAAAGCATATAAAACTGCCAAGAGACATCACTTGTTAACAATCATAATATAATGTCATAAATTAGCTTGAAGACCATGGCCATCCACATACAAAGGAATAAAGTCTCTGTATATCACAGTACGTAAATTTTGCTAACAGAGGTCATCTACATTCTGAAAAAGAATGCAAATCCTCCAATCATCCTTCTTAATTTGTCTAAGATTATAAATCGATCAAAGAGTGTAATCAAAAAAGCATTCTGACCAGTTTTCTAACTCCAATTTCATCTCTGACATTTGATGGAAAATGTTTTCCTCTATGATTCTATTTGTGATCCTCTAACTAACACTGAATTCAAATGGCCAATGATGAATACCACAGAAAATAGGTGTCTAAAGCTTTCTGAGGGAAATAAGTAAGGAAAACAGAATATGTAATCAAGCAAATGATAGAGGACTTGGTATTCACAGATCTCTGAAAGTGGTGAGTTTGTAATTCAGAGCAGTACGCAATTGGTTTTTACAAAACGAAATTAAAACAAGGAACCACTGGGAAGTCATCAGTATCAAGTGCATTGTAACAGAGAAGGAGAACAAACATCGCTGACTTCAGCTTATCACATTTCAAATGAATAATGGCTGACAATACGTTCAAAATCAGTAAATAAAAAATTAACACATCACAAAATACCATCTTTTATATTCTGATATGATAAAAAGCAAAGCACTATAAAAAAAGAAAGTGGAATAGTATCTCGTCAGAATACTATGTACAGGTCCCTACCTGTAGCAGCACTATTTGTGTGCTTCCTTGAGATCAAATTTGGAACTATTCGCCCTAATCCAGTTGATAGCACCTTCATTTACAGCATCaacaaattaaatcaaatcaacatTTGCTCAAGCCTGGACTCAAATGAACAAGACAAAGATATCTCTGCCAAAATCAATTCCATTAAGGACATTGTATTCCAAAACTGAAGCCAGAAATAAAGCATGCTAGAGTAACTGTCTTACTTACAGTCATAACAATAAGTGCACTAAGAGCACCAGACAAAACAATGGATTTTGGATGACGCATCGCCATGAGTGCAGCAATAATGAAAGTCTCATCTCCAATCTGATAGGGAATAAAGTATGAGTATAGTATCATATTAAATCACATAAAAATCATATTGCAAGAAGCAATAATAATGCAATGATCCCAATGCATTCAATTTAATAGCATGATGTTCAAAATTAGAATACTACCTCACTAACAATGATCATGGACAAACTTgcaaaaaaaccatcaaaaacacCAAGTCCAGTGGACTCCGAAGCACCATTACTTATTATATCTGGCTTCTCCACTATTGAGTCCTTTTGCATAGTGTCTATATCCAACTGCACAGTATCCATCACAAATCTTAAAATTCACGTCCAAAGGAAAGAGAAAAACAAATGGTTTTCAGTGTACCATCAAGGAATATCAAACCTTATACCTAACAAAATACACAGATACAGCAAACATACAGTATGCATACAACCACAAAAGTGCTAAATACATCACTAACGTTGATAACAATATCAGTGTGTGCTTAACGTGTTTAGTATCAAACAAATGTAAGAATCCCAACAATCTCTAACTAAAAACTTTTAATGTCATGATACAAGCTTTCCAACCTTTCCAACTTCCTTGCTTGTTAGATAAAATACTAAAAACCTATAGTATAAAGTAAACATTAAAAAGATATGTCTGATTATGGACTTAAAAATTGGCTTTCACTATCATGTCCTCAACCACAGTCTAAGATATGGTCTATTCACCACATGAAAAAATGCAACAACCAAAGTGCAATTTCAAATAAATAGTGAGTTTTCATTGGCCAATACTTAACAGAACAGtagaaataaaataatgaaaagaacTATTAAAAATCTTTGGTCACCAGTAAATTATCAAATTATAGAAATTACGTGATGCAAAGACAAAAAAAATTGCAATTGGACCAAGACTTCTGTGGTATTTCTGTAAGTCCATCTGCAGTGTTTAACTCTGTTAATTAGATGA contains:
- the LOC131033574 gene encoding GDT1-like protein 4 → MASRCKPHMWCVFGLVILMSLTIILTASAQLTETETVTEGNLSNDPTKMKWRKAQLDIDTMQKDSIVEKPDIISNGASESTGLGVFDGFFASLSMIIVSEIGDETFIIAALMAMRHPKSIVLSGALSALIVMTVLSTGLGRIVPNLISRKHTNSAATVLYAFFGLRLLYIAWRSDKKNSQKKEMEEVEEKLETGQGKTTFRRFLSRFCTPIFLESFILTFLAEWGDRSQIATIALATHKNAVGVAVGATLGHTICTTVAVIGGSMLASKISQGTVATVGGLLFLCFSLSSYFYPPM